A stretch of Vigna angularis cultivar LongXiaoDou No.4 chromosome 4, ASM1680809v1, whole genome shotgun sequence DNA encodes these proteins:
- the LOC108331589 gene encoding flocculation protein FLO11 isoform X1, with amino-acid sequence MKGVGGSNPYFFSPVSSLSAFAAPFSVNPYPSSDVLSMDSGTHTDYSIESEVSAPPIHYQPYGYDFFSNPVRELDSTAQYPQRGFPSYAARSSLVEAQPYHVPSAIHDHPSSVPLYHWSSLTSPSDWPSLEEVNNLSELGFSGQKGVCWERFCEFNGSGKGKQVGVGSSSLPSKAVPGLVEEIMNHKQVNGEVKDSVGGEVSYITDRENYMPAISRPLSDTSSWWGNLKSMPVEFLGSSSLQSPSMPVETRHETPLMKAVADSGNNHLSNIGSYDKHSRHIDKSSKVDTVSSMPRTGLITDMNIDDIISDQHVGYSSFYNTKEASVRPCPGISGCFDSTQIRGHLGRNEPSPSNKAMGSDKTVLGDDFDYIFRGRTEYQTPHANMNTSNLRPCTMEDVNVEKSFEGGDRCNPAEDSPCWKGASAAHFSYFQPSAVLPQEYVHKKESSFGPIIHESQHYLLNTDSNTKKSAENSNGYQGTGSSGSPRKFSVTNFAYDDFKLGSAVNGGPFPFNPNCGFGLQVLDVTKMKGNSLPAAKATNSESGSSQMEYQVAENNKLVTQKQHTSCIGDAKAGCNLNKFLEHGAAPSSVVNTTTTPSVVNTTTTPSVVNTTTTPSSVVNTTTAPSSVVNTTTAPSSVVNTSTTPSVVNTTTTPSVVNTTIATSSLVNTTTATSSVVNATTTFSSPSSVVNTTATPVNTAGRVTTEKLNVQMLVNTMQNLSELLLYHCENDICELKERDCNVLKHVISNLNTCALKTTEQFAPAQECLYNQPETFNCARESREFHQNASFKRAQLTKIGPEISKVENPLVADANLHFRSAKPLWKLSNSISSRRGAREMTMTDGMTKDLKRTLNENFHDEVADPQAALYKNLWLEAEAELCSVYYKARYNQIKIEMDNHSYKEREIENQSKSEVVPNLRQNQSSETKAHNYPNSGSTALNLSVLDSPSLEGLSWLNFFTDVNKPNNAMTPGGSGDGNLDKAINSYIVSSSNEEPERNHESSVMARYQVLKARVDQSCIDTTKPEELSDMEDKSSPRGTDNQNAVSFCQDSPIPEKNSTDYEASVAARFHILKSRLEGSSSISLEGKQLDGVGSADKDMDDTTVAKKSEGKSLDVHENPADKDMNDTTVHLGSYIAMDKSIPEKFHQDLDDSQEIQPCRTSEFQLPNYYSDGFSSDWEHVEKSM; translated from the exons ATGAAGGGTGTTGGGGGATCGAATCCTTATTTCTTCTCACCAGTTTCAAGTTTATCAGCTTTTGCAGCGCCGTTTAGTGTCAATCCTTACCCTTCCTCCGATGTGTTGTCCATGGATTCAGGGACTCACACAGACTATTCAATTGAATCCGAAGTGTCTGCGCCTCCAATTCACTATCAACCTTACGGGTACGATTTCTTTTCGAACCCCGTTAGAGAATTGGATTCCACTGCTCAGTACCCTCAACGGGGTTTTCCCTCTTATGCTGCAAGATCAAGTTTGGTAGAAGCCCAACCGTATCATGTGCCTTCTGCAATTCATGATCACCCTTCTTCGGTGCCGCTTTATCACTGGTCTTCTCTGACCTCCCCTTCGGATTGGCCCTCTCTGGAGGAGGTTAACAACTTATCTGAATTAGGGTTTTCTGGTCAAAAAGGTGTTTGCTGGGAAAGGTTTTGCGAGTTCAATGGCAGTGGTAAAGGGAAACAGGTTGGAGTTGGGAGCAGCAGTCTCCCCTCAAAGGCTGTTCCTGGCTTGGTAGAAGAAATAATGAACCACAAACAag TAAACGGAGAGGTGAAGGACTCTGTTGGTGGTGAGGTTTCATATATTACTGATCGGGAAAACTACATGCCTGCAATTTCACGTCCCTTATCTGATACATCTAGCTGGTGGGGAAATCTCAAATCTATGCCAGTTGAATTTCTAGGTTCATCTTCTCTGCAGTCGCCTTCAATGCCTGTGGAAACACGTCATGAGACCCCTTTGATGAAAGCAGTTGCTGATTCAGGGAACAATCACCTGTCAAACATTGGTTCATATGACAAACACTCAAGACATATTGATAAATCTTCAAAGGTTGATACTGTTTCTTCGATGCCTAGAACAGGTTTGATTACAGATATGAATATTGATGATATTATATCAGATCAACATGTTGGGTACAGTAGTTTCTATAATACAAAGGAGGCTTCTGTCAGGCCCTGTCCTGGAATCTCTGGTTGCTTCGACTCAACTCAGATCCGTGGCCATCTAGGAAGAAATGAGCCTTCCCCATCAAACAAAGCAATGGGTTCAGACAAGACTGTTTTGGGGGATgattttgattatatatttagAGGAAGGACTGAATATCAAACCCCTCATGCCAATATGAACACTTCAAACTTAAGACCTTGCACTATGGAAGATGTCAATGTTGAGAAATCTTTTGAGGGTGGTGACCGATGCAATCCTGCTGAAGACTCACCTTGCTGGAAGGGAGCTTCAGCTGCtcacttttcttattttcaacCTTCTGCGGTCCTGCCTCAAGAATATGTACACAAAAAAGAAAGCAGCTTTGGTCCCATCATTCACGAGTCTCAGCATTACCTGCTTAATACAGATAGCAATACAAAAAAGTCAGCTGAAAATTCAAATGGCTATCAAGGAACAGGTTCTTCAGGTTCTCCAAGGAAATTTTCAGTAACAAATTTTGCTTATGACGATTTTAAGTTGGGTAGTGCTGTGAATGGTGGACCTTTTCCATTTAATCCTAACTGTGGTTTTGGGCTTCAAGTTCTGGATGTTACTAAAATGAAGGGAAATAGTTTGCCAGCAGCCAAGGCAACCAATTCTGAGTCTGGATCTTCTCAAATGGAGTATCAAGTTGCAGAGAATAACAAATTGGTGACACAAAAACAGCACACATCATGCATAGGTGATGCAAAGGCTGGATGCAATTTGAATAAATTCTTGGAACATGGTGCTGCACCTTCTTCGGTAGTAAATACCACTACTACACCTTCGGTAGTAAATACCACTACTACACCTTCGGTAGTAAATACCACTACTACACCTTCTTCGGTAGTAAATACCACTACCGCACCTTCTTCAGTAGTAAATACCACTACTGCACCTTCTTCAGTAGTAAATACCAGTACCACACCTTCAGTAGTTAATACCACTACCACACCTTCAGTAGTTAATACCACCATTGCAACTTCTTCATTAGTAAATACCACCACTGCAACTTCTTCAGTAGTAAATGCCACTACTACATTTTCTTCACCTTCTTCAGTCGTAAATACTACAGCTACGCCCGTAAATACAGCTGGGAGAGTAACAACTGAAAAATTAAATGTCCAAATGCTGGTTAATACTATGCAAAATTTATCAGAATTGCTCCTTTACCACTGCGAAAATGATATCTGTGAATTGAAAGAGAGAGATTGCAATGTCCTTAAACATGTGATCAGTAATCTTAATACTTGTGCTTTAAAGACTACTGAACAATTTGCCCCTGCACAGGAATGTCTTTACAATCAGCCAGAAACGTTTAACTGTGCTAGAGAATCGCGTGAGTTTCACCAG AATGCAAGTTTCAAGAGGGCACAATTAACCAAGATTGGACCAGAGATCTCTAAGGTTGAGAATCCACTTGTTGCGGATGCAAACTTGCATTTCAGGTCTGCCAAACCCCTTTGGAAgctttcaaattcaatttcCTCAAGAAGGGGGGCTAGAGAAATGACAATGACTGATGGCATGACTAAG GATCTAAAAAGGACTCTTAATGAGAATTTCCACGATGAAGTAGCAGATCCTCAGGCAGCGTTATATAAGAATCTTTGGCTTGAGGCTGAAGCTGAACTGTGTTCTGTCTATTACAAGGCTCGCTATAACCAAATTAAGATTGAAATGGATAATCACTCTTACAAGGAAAGAG agatagaaaatcaatcaaaatctGAGGTAGTTCCGAATTTGAGGCAAAATCAGAGTTCTGAAACTAAAGCGCACAATTATCCGAACAGTGGTTCAACTGCCCTTAATTTGTCTGTCTTGGATTCTCCAAGTCTAGAGGGACTATCTTGGTTGAATTTTTTTACTGATGTCAACAAGCCTAATAATGCAATGACACCTGGAGGAAGTGGTGATGGGAACCTGGATAAAGCCATTAATAGTTATATTGTTTCATCCTCAAATGAGGAGCCTGAAAGAAATCATGAATCTTCTGTTATGGCCAGataccaagttctcaaagcccgGGTTGACCAGTCATGCATTGATACTACCAAGCCAGAGGAACTATCAGACATGGAAGACAAGTCATCACCTAGAGGGACTGATAATCAAAATGCAGTCAGTTTCTGCCAAGACTCCCCTATTCCAGAAAAAAATAGTACTGATTATGAGGCATCCGTTGCGGCTAGGTTTCATATTCTTAAATCCCGGCTGGAAGGTTCAAGCTCTATTTCTTTAGAAGGGAAACAATTAGACGGAGTTGGATCTGCTGACAAAGATATGGATGACACAACAGTTGCAAAAAAATCTGAGGGTAAAAGTTTGGACGTCCATGAAAATCCTGCTGACAAAGATATGAATGACACAACAGTGCATCTCGGTTCCTACATTGCCATGGACAAATCAATCCCAGAGAAGTTTCACCAGGATTTGGATGACAGTCAAGAAATTCAGCCTTGCAGAACCAGTGAGTTTCAACTTCCTAACTATTACTCTGATGGCTTCTCATCTGATTGGGAACATGTGGAGAAAAGCATGTAG